In a single window of the Saccharothrix australiensis genome:
- a CDS encoding TetR/AcrR family transcriptional regulator, whose translation MPRQVDHDSRRRHIAQAVRELIDRRGLEGATLREVAAQAGVSMGAVQRCFRTKEEMLVFAQEHVNRRVTERARERIAGAPEPGSVATMLEQTLVAMLAVDDEDLSDARVWIAFTAQAAVDPALAAVQRGHYAGLAELLVALLRAGQEGGQIRPEVDAESEADALITLTDGLTVQVLLGRHTPRSALAALRRRTADLWT comes from the coding sequence ATGCCGAGACAGGTGGACCACGACAGCCGCCGCCGACACATCGCGCAGGCGGTCCGCGAGCTGATCGACCGGCGCGGGCTGGAAGGCGCGACCCTGCGCGAGGTCGCGGCGCAGGCGGGGGTGTCGATGGGCGCCGTGCAGCGGTGCTTCCGCACCAAGGAGGAGATGCTGGTCTTCGCGCAGGAACACGTGAACCGCAGGGTCACCGAGCGCGCCAGGGAGCGGATCGCCGGCGCGCCGGAACCGGGATCGGTCGCGACGATGCTGGAGCAGACCCTGGTCGCCATGCTGGCCGTCGACGACGAGGACCTGTCCGACGCGCGCGTGTGGATCGCCTTCACCGCGCAGGCCGCCGTCGACCCCGCCCTCGCCGCCGTGCAGCGCGGCCACTACGCCGGGCTGGCCGAGCTGCTCGTCGCCCTGCTCCGGGCGGGCCAGGAGGGCGGGCAGATCAGACCCGAGGTCGACGCCGAGAGCGAAGCCGACGCGCTCATCACCCTGACCGACGGCCTGACCGTCCAGGTGCTGCTCGGCAGGCACACCCCGCGGTCGGCGCTCGCGGCCCTCCGGCGCCGCACCGCCGACCTGTGGACCTGA
- a CDS encoding alpha/beta hydrolase, with amino-acid sequence MVELSRRGFLSTALVGAGAAGAREPGGRRAPTFVLVHGANGNAGSFAPLVAGLATAGHRALAVDLPGHGPAGHFPPSYQAPQDLAALAAAPSPLAGLRLADNVDHVTRVVRRVAEHGPVVLVGHSMGGATITRVGNRVPHLIERLVYFTAFCCVRLRSVLECFTATPEGPTSLLTAIPGMTDPARTGVARTNWRSADRGFIAAAKAALADDWDDAAFLTALNGMEPDEAWAVTTDDARGEPATWGRIPRTYVRCTRDRAIPPGLQDRMIAEADRATPRNRFDVRTLHAPHLGPQDPRSLVRLLAGLVG; translated from the coding sequence GTGGTTGAGCTGTCCCGCCGCGGCTTCCTGAGCACGGCCCTGGTCGGCGCGGGCGCGGCCGGGGCACGGGAGCCGGGTGGCCGCCGTGCGCCGACCTTCGTGCTCGTGCATGGCGCCAACGGCAACGCGGGCTCCTTCGCACCGCTGGTGGCGGGGCTGGCGACGGCGGGCCACCGCGCGCTGGCCGTCGACCTGCCGGGGCACGGGCCGGCGGGCCACTTCCCGCCCTCCTACCAGGCGCCGCAGGACCTGGCGGCCCTGGCCGCCGCGCCGTCGCCGCTGGCCGGCCTCCGCCTCGCCGACAACGTCGACCACGTCACGCGCGTCGTCCGCCGCGTCGCCGAGCACGGGCCGGTCGTCCTGGTGGGGCACAGCATGGGCGGCGCGACGATCACCCGGGTCGGCAACCGGGTACCGCACCTCATCGAGCGGTTGGTGTACTTCACGGCGTTCTGCTGCGTGCGGCTCCGCAGCGTCCTGGAGTGCTTCACGGCCACCCCGGAGGGGCCGACCTCGCTGCTGACCGCGATCCCCGGCATGACGGACCCCGCCCGGACGGGGGTGGCCCGGACCAACTGGCGCAGCGCGGACCGCGGGTTCATCGCCGCCGCGAAGGCCGCGCTCGCCGACGACTGGGACGACGCGGCCTTCCTGACCGCCCTCAACGGCATGGAGCCCGACGAGGCGTGGGCGGTGACCACCGACGACGCCCGCGGCGAGCCCGCGACCTGGGGCCGGATCCCGCGCACCTACGTCCGCTGCACGCGCGACCGGGCGATCCCCCCGGGGTTGCAGGACCGGATGATCGCCGAGGCGGACCGGGCGACCCCGCGCAACCGGTTCGACGTCCGCACGCTGCACGCGCCGCACCTCGGTCCGCAGGACCCCCGGTCCCTGGTCCGACTGCTCGCGGGCCTCGTGGGCTGA
- a CDS encoding zinc-dependent alcohol dehydrogenase family protein: MRCVVITRHGRPADVATPAERPRPRPGPGEVLVRLRARPVNPSDELFIEGRYGRRPTLPAVPGFEGAGVVAASDSAEHPVGQRVAVAAAGTWQEYVAVPAADVVPVPDRLPDAVACQLTVNPLTALLLVRELALRGGDWLLITAAGAALSRMVLHLARRDGVRCACVVRDGRHADRLTLAGADVVVDSAAADLVERVRAATGGAGVHAVLDAVGGEVGSAALRCLRDGGQAVVLGMLDGGPVHVTPHRLVFDEVAVRGFWLPRHLARQPAAVRAELVERAVALLGVPAFAPRVAAAYDLADVREALDHVRRAGRAGKVILTG; encoded by the coding sequence GTGCGCTGCGTCGTGATCACCCGGCACGGCCGCCCCGCGGACGTCGCCACGCCCGCCGAGCGGCCCCGGCCGCGCCCCGGTCCCGGCGAGGTGCTGGTGCGGCTGCGGGCCCGTCCGGTCAACCCGTCCGACGAGCTGTTCATCGAGGGCCGCTACGGGCGGCGGCCCACCCTGCCCGCCGTGCCGGGGTTCGAGGGCGCGGGCGTCGTCGCGGCGAGCGACTCCGCCGAGCACCCGGTCGGGCAGCGCGTGGCCGTGGCCGCGGCCGGGACGTGGCAGGAGTACGTCGCGGTGCCGGCCGCCGACGTCGTCCCGGTGCCCGACCGGCTGCCCGACGCCGTGGCGTGCCAGCTCACCGTCAACCCCCTCACCGCGCTGCTGCTGGTGCGCGAGCTGGCGCTGCGCGGCGGGGACTGGCTGCTCATCACGGCGGCCGGCGCCGCGCTGTCGCGGATGGTGCTGCACCTGGCGCGCCGCGACGGCGTCCGGTGCGCCTGCGTCGTCCGGGACGGGCGGCACGCCGACCGCCTCACCCTGGCGGGCGCGGACGTGGTGGTCGACTCCGCCGCGGCCGACCTCGTGGAGCGGGTCCGGGCGGCGACCGGCGGCGCGGGCGTCCACGCCGTGCTCGACGCGGTGGGCGGCGAGGTGGGCAGCGCCGCCCTGCGCTGCCTCCGGGACGGCGGGCAGGCGGTCGTGCTCGGGATGCTCGACGGCGGTCCCGTCCACGTCACGCCGCACCGCCTGGTGTTCGACGAGGTCGCCGTCCGCGGGTTCTGGCTGCCCCGCCACCTGGCGCGGCAGCCGGCGGCCGTACGCGCCGAGCTGGTCGAGCGTGCGGTCGCGCTGCTCGGGGTGCCCGCGTTCGCGCCGCGCGTCGCCGCCGCCTACGACCTGGCCGACGTCCGGGAGGCGCTGGACCACGTGCGGCGGGCGGGCCGTGCCGGCAAGGTGATCCTGACCGGGTGA
- a CDS encoding HisA/HisF-related TIM barrel protein — MPATDPPSLIDVLVPCVDVVDGRSTDATGIAVVRDPRDPVELVERYADAGVRQVLLDVMDTWDRLDDAVRITAAAGSLVRLLVSLHHGRLPSVGSCGALLDAGAGAVAVSTGVITDPGAVAAAADRFGADRVVGTANARYRGGGREGWTAFVDGGTEDTGIDVVAFGRTLAELGCGAVIANCADREGTGRGFDHALTRALVDATGLPVIASGGSRTIDDLRAGLTVGGASFVLANRMLHSGRVPLRDIRDTPLPGGR, encoded by the coding sequence ATGCCCGCCACCGACCCACCCAGCCTCATCGACGTGCTGGTCCCGTGCGTCGACGTGGTGGACGGGCGCTCCACCGACGCCACGGGCATCGCCGTCGTGCGCGACCCGCGCGACCCCGTGGAGCTGGTCGAGCGCTACGCCGACGCGGGCGTGCGGCAGGTCCTGCTCGACGTGATGGACACGTGGGACCGGCTCGACGACGCGGTGCGGATCACGGCCGCCGCCGGTTCCCTGGTGCGGCTGCTGGTCTCGCTGCACCACGGCCGGCTGCCGAGCGTCGGGTCCTGCGGCGCCCTGCTCGACGCGGGCGCGGGCGCGGTGGCGGTCAGCACGGGCGTGATCACCGACCCCGGCGCCGTCGCGGCCGCCGCGGACCGGTTCGGCGCGGACCGGGTGGTGGGCACGGCCAACGCCCGGTACCGGGGCGGCGGGCGGGAGGGGTGGACGGCTTTCGTCGACGGCGGGACCGAGGACACCGGGATCGACGTCGTCGCGTTCGGGCGCACGCTGGCCGAGCTGGGCTGCGGGGCGGTGATCGCCAACTGCGCCGACCGCGAGGGCACCGGCCGCGGGTTCGACCACGCCCTCACCCGCGCCCTGGTCGACGCCACCGGGCTGCCCGTGATCGCCTCCGGCGGCAGCCGCACCATCGACGACCTGCGCGCGGGCCTCACGGTGGGCGGCGCGTCGTTCGTGCTCGCCAACCGGATGCTGCACTCGGGGCGGGTCCCGCTGCGCGACATCCGCGACACCCCGCTGCCCGGCGGGCGGTGA
- a CDS encoding FAD-dependent oxidoreductase → MVLARRGALLVLTEREGTAVRVGIVGAGVAGLVTAWLVEEACDVVVVESRRRVGGNARSAAGFAGGAPAVFDLGAQEIAADDSSPHTALLAALGVDERHRLDVPSSHTFSVAGRPTPLLVGPHPGRPADLDRGPAWAAVRSFLDDAGEPSRWDWDVPFGSLLDGLSPPPDARDVLCALPAALFGCPLADVPALSARVALTYVLGVAADPVAEVRLLRGGMEGLAWALAGRLAAAEVRTGCPVERVERTGDGYVLSDAAGRRDAVDHLVLAVPPPVALRLLPASMTGPDGGWRVLRRFAYRPLRYALHLDPAYLPADRSSWSTTNVLVHDGRAEITTWYGPSHGVDVFKSQLTHRSAPPRRVVATSAFDALPVTTDVIGARRALDRLQGRENLHFAGHHTTGSGDQESAIASAAAVARRLAPGSSRLRHLPTP, encoded by the coding sequence GTGGTTCTGGCACGCCGCGGTGCACTCCTGGTCCTGACCGAGCGGGAGGGGACGGCCGTGCGCGTGGGCATCGTGGGCGCGGGTGTGGCGGGACTGGTCACGGCGTGGCTGGTCGAGGAGGCGTGCGACGTGGTCGTGGTCGAGTCACGCCGCCGCGTCGGCGGGAACGCGCGTTCCGCGGCGGGGTTCGCCGGCGGGGCGCCGGCCGTGTTCGACCTGGGCGCCCAGGAGATCGCCGCGGACGACTCCTCACCGCACACCGCCCTGCTGGCCGCGCTCGGCGTCGACGAGCGGCACCGGCTCGACGTCCCGTCGTCCCACACGTTCTCGGTGGCCGGGCGACCCACCCCGCTGTTGGTCGGCCCCCACCCCGGACGGCCCGCCGACCTCGACCGCGGTCCCGCGTGGGCGGCGGTGCGGTCGTTCCTGGACGACGCGGGCGAACCGTCGCGGTGGGACTGGGACGTGCCGTTCGGGTCGCTGCTGGACGGGCTGTCACCGCCACCGGACGCGCGGGACGTGCTGTGCGCGCTGCCCGCCGCGCTGTTCGGGTGCCCCCTCGCGGACGTGCCGGCGCTGTCGGCCAGGGTCGCCCTGACCTACGTCCTCGGTGTCGCGGCCGACCCGGTGGCGGAGGTGCGCCTGCTGCGCGGCGGCATGGAGGGCCTCGCCTGGGCGCTGGCCGGGCGGTTGGCGGCGGCCGAGGTGCGGACGGGGTGCCCGGTCGAGCGCGTCGAGCGGACCGGCGACGGGTACGTGCTGTCCGACGCGGCCGGCCGGCGCGACGCGGTGGACCACCTCGTGCTGGCCGTGCCGCCGCCGGTGGCGCTGCGGCTGCTGCCCGCGTCGATGACCGGGCCGGACGGCGGGTGGCGCGTGCTGCGCCGGTTCGCCTACCGGCCGCTGCGCTACGCCCTGCACCTCGACCCCGCGTACCTGCCGGCGGACCGCTCGTCGTGGTCGACCACGAACGTCCTGGTCCACGACGGCCGGGCCGAGATCACCACCTGGTACGGGCCGTCGCACGGCGTCGACGTGTTCAAGAGCCAGCTCACCCACCGCTCCGCGCCACCCCGCCGGGTCGTGGCCACGAGCGCGTTCGACGCCCTGCCCGTCACCACCGACGTGATCGGGGCCCGGCGTGCGCTCGACCGGTTGCAGGGCCGGGAGAACCTGCACTTCGCCGGCCACCACACCACCGGGTCGGGAGACCAGGAGAGCGCCATCGCGTCGGCCGCCGCGGTGGCGCGGCGGCTCGCGCCCGGCAGCTCCCGGCTGCGGCACCTGCCCACACCGTGA
- a CDS encoding amino acid adenylation domain-containing protein, translated as MELREMQRAEHLDRVREWNRTSTGYPRDALVHQLFLDQVEAAPDAVALSPEDGADLTYGELRRRADVLAAVLGGRGVRAGDPVAVALERSVDAYVAILAVLRAGGRWVPVDPDSPSSRVETVLRRAGCAVAVVPAGGDAGLPPDVVAVDAGEVTDAAPPPTPELTALAPAYVMFTSGSTGTPKGVVVPHRAVVRLARSTGPVSFRGDDVVCATVNPTFDMSVFELFGALLNGARLVVPRRETVLSAAGLDALLRRERVTAMWLGSALFHQFAAQRPGMFRGLRTLVAGGDALNPNVVRKLLAEGRPERLVDGYGPTENTGLSTAHVVDELPPEAEAVPIGRPISDSTAYVVREDGSPADVGEEGELWVGGDGVALGYLGMPGLTAQRFVADPFGHRDGGVLYRTGDVARWRRDGVLEFLGRRDRQVKIDGSRVELREIELVLASLHRVEEAVVALVEGPDGGEHLCGWVTVARDADRRALPSALRRRLRDRLPAFMVPTEIRVVDDMPLTSNGKVDRERLRRAAAAEPVAVDERDGPRTAVERDVASVWRRALGVPSVGRHDDFFALGGQSVQVAQVVAAVGDRVGIPPDRAGSLIRALLADPGLERFARRVEAVRDDTGRAAGDRGGADRGGADRGGAGGSGAATAADLRREARLPAGVRFTAPPAGDPTAPRRVLLTGASGFLGVHLLDRLVATGVREVWCLVRADDEAHARRRLAGRARRYGLDHERVADHVVPLPGDLSAPRLGLAEERYGLLAEAVDTVVHAGAAVNFAYPYESLRDSNVDGVRALLDLAAAPRLKAFHHVSTISVLTGYAGTGVRYVLEDRLPDFPERLALGYFETKWVAEALVREAARRGLPVTIHRPSEITGTRDRGTWNTDTFLCTWLRTIVDTGLAPDVALPLDLVPVDYTAEAIVHIVRGRRPDGRTHHLVNPRPARLALLVDRLRHRGYPVRDVPYAEWVRHVTDLSRADPYRPMTPYLPLFHERVAGTAATVEEMQFAGNFPECSRTNTRRATDGAGPRLPAVDADLLDTHLDFLARTGFLPTPPARREATRRPPADDPPPTGTALAERALPALRAHLDANPLAEAAVRADLDPALLRRFTAGEAHRRPVEVEALTRLARRFRGTPGGALFDGLAEAVRATAVHARAADERSADERSADERQADERQAGTDPDAVPAGAADVAAFLTALADDSGPGVAAAAVRCLLLTHAAVCAELGHALRHAATPVPDPLLRCVEDAQQVFPPWHDACAEVIARAVEDGEDPADVIGAADRVDALLRAYGASVVSG; from the coding sequence GTGGAATTGCGGGAAATGCAGCGGGCCGAACACCTGGACCGCGTGCGGGAGTGGAATCGCACCAGCACGGGATACCCGCGCGACGCGCTCGTGCACCAGTTGTTCCTCGACCAGGTCGAGGCGGCCCCCGACGCGGTCGCGCTGTCCCCGGAGGACGGCGCGGACCTCACCTACGGCGAACTCCGCCGCCGCGCGGACGTCCTGGCGGCGGTGCTGGGCGGCCGGGGCGTCCGGGCAGGCGACCCGGTCGCGGTGGCGCTGGAGCGGTCGGTGGACGCGTACGTGGCGATCCTCGCCGTCCTGCGCGCGGGTGGCCGGTGGGTGCCGGTCGACCCGGACAGCCCGTCGTCGCGGGTGGAGACCGTCCTCCGCCGGGCGGGGTGCGCGGTCGCGGTCGTGCCCGCCGGCGGGGACGCCGGGCTGCCACCGGACGTGGTCGCGGTGGACGCCGGCGAGGTCACCGACGCCGCGCCGCCGCCGACGCCCGAGCTGACCGCGCTCGCGCCCGCCTACGTCATGTTCACGTCCGGCTCCACCGGCACGCCCAAGGGCGTCGTGGTGCCGCACCGCGCGGTGGTGCGGCTGGCGCGGAGCACGGGACCCGTGTCGTTCCGCGGTGACGACGTGGTGTGCGCGACCGTCAACCCGACCTTCGACATGTCCGTGTTCGAGCTGTTCGGCGCGTTGCTCAACGGTGCGCGCCTGGTGGTGCCGAGGCGCGAGACCGTCCTGTCGGCGGCCGGGCTGGACGCGCTCCTGCGGCGGGAGCGGGTGACCGCGATGTGGCTGGGCTCCGCGCTGTTCCACCAGTTCGCGGCCCAGCGGCCGGGGATGTTCCGCGGGCTGCGCACGCTGGTCGCGGGCGGTGACGCGCTGAACCCGAACGTGGTGCGGAAGCTGCTCGCGGAGGGGCGGCCCGAGCGGCTGGTCGACGGCTACGGCCCCACCGAGAACACCGGCCTGAGCACCGCGCACGTGGTGGACGAGTTGCCGCCGGAGGCGGAGGCGGTGCCGATCGGGCGGCCGATCAGCGACTCCACGGCGTACGTGGTGCGCGAGGACGGCTCGCCGGCCGACGTCGGCGAGGAGGGCGAGCTGTGGGTCGGCGGCGACGGGGTGGCCCTGGGCTACCTCGGCATGCCGGGCCTCACCGCGCAGCGGTTCGTGGCGGACCCGTTCGGGCACCGCGACGGCGGGGTGCTGTACCGCACCGGCGACGTGGCCCGGTGGCGGCGGGACGGTGTGCTGGAGTTCCTCGGCCGCCGGGACCGGCAGGTCAAGATCGACGGCTCGCGCGTGGAGCTGCGCGAGATCGAGCTCGTGCTGGCCTCCCTGCACCGGGTGGAGGAGGCGGTGGTGGCGCTGGTCGAGGGGCCGGACGGCGGCGAGCACCTGTGCGGGTGGGTGACGGTGGCGCGGGACGCCGACCGGCGGGCGCTGCCCTCGGCGCTGCGCCGGCGGCTGCGGGACCGGCTGCCGGCGTTCATGGTCCCCACCGAGATCAGGGTCGTGGACGACATGCCGCTGACGTCGAACGGGAAGGTGGACCGGGAGCGCCTGCGGAGGGCCGCGGCGGCCGAGCCGGTCGCGGTGGACGAGCGGGACGGGCCGCGCACCGCCGTCGAGCGCGACGTGGCGTCGGTGTGGCGACGGGCGCTGGGCGTGCCCTCGGTCGGGCGGCACGACGACTTCTTCGCGCTGGGCGGCCAGTCCGTGCAGGTGGCGCAGGTCGTCGCCGCGGTGGGCGACCGGGTGGGCATACCGCCGGACCGCGCCGGATCGCTGATCCGCGCCCTGCTGGCCGATCCGGGCCTGGAGCGGTTCGCGCGGCGGGTCGAGGCCGTCCGCGACGACACCGGGAGAGCAGCCGGCGACCGCGGGGGCGCGGACCGCGGGGGCGCGGACCGGGGAGGCGCGGGCGGCAGCGGCGCGGCGACCGCCGCGGACCTCCGCCGGGAGGCCCGGCTGCCCGCGGGGGTGCGCTTCACCGCGCCGCCCGCCGGCGACCCGACCGCGCCCCGCCGGGTGCTGCTCACCGGCGCGTCCGGCTTCCTCGGCGTGCACCTCCTCGACCGCCTCGTCGCCACCGGCGTGCGGGAGGTGTGGTGCCTGGTCCGGGCGGACGACGAGGCGCACGCGCGCCGCAGGCTCGCCGGCCGCGCCCGCCGCTACGGCCTGGACCACGAGCGGGTCGCCGACCACGTGGTGCCGCTGCCGGGCGACCTGTCCGCGCCGCGCCTCGGGCTGGCCGAGGAGCGGTACGGCCTGCTCGCCGAGGCGGTGGACACCGTCGTCCACGCCGGCGCGGCGGTGAACTTCGCCTACCCGTACGAGTCGTTGCGGGACAGCAACGTCGACGGCGTCCGCGCGCTGCTCGACCTCGCCGCCGCGCCGAGGCTCAAGGCGTTCCACCACGTCTCCACCATCTCCGTGCTGACCGGGTACGCCGGCACCGGCGTCCGCTACGTCCTGGAGGACCGGCTGCCCGACTTCCCGGAACGCCTCGCGCTGGGCTACTTCGAGACCAAGTGGGTGGCCGAGGCGCTGGTGCGGGAGGCCGCCCGCCGCGGCCTGCCGGTGACGATCCACCGCCCGTCCGAGATCACCGGCACGCGCGACCGCGGCACCTGGAACACCGACACGTTCCTGTGCACGTGGCTCCGCACGATCGTCGACACCGGGCTGGCCCCGGACGTCGCCCTCCCGCTCGACCTCGTGCCGGTGGACTACACCGCCGAGGCGATCGTCCACATCGTGCGCGGCCGGCGGCCCGACGGCCGGACGCACCACCTGGTCAACCCGCGCCCGGCGCGCCTCGCCCTGCTCGTGGACCGCTTGCGCCACCGCGGGTACCCGGTCCGCGACGTGCCCTACGCCGAGTGGGTCCGGCACGTGACGGACCTGAGCCGGGCGGACCCGTACCGCCCGATGACCCCCTACCTCCCGCTGTTCCACGAGCGCGTGGCGGGCACGGCGGCCACGGTCGAGGAGATGCAGTTCGCCGGGAACTTCCCGGAGTGCAGCCGCACCAACACGCGACGGGCCACGGACGGCGCGGGGCCGCGCCTGCCCGCCGTGGACGCGGACCTGCTCGACACCCACCTCGACTTCCTGGCCCGCACGGGTTTCCTGCCGACGCCGCCCGCGCGCCGGGAGGCCACGCGCCGACCGCCCGCGGACGACCCGCCGCCGACCGGAACCGCGCTCGCCGAGCGCGCGCTGCCCGCCCTGAGGGCCCACCTGGACGCGAACCCGCTGGCGGAGGCCGCCGTCCGCGCCGACCTGGACCCCGCTCTGCTCCGCCGCTTCACCGCGGGCGAGGCGCACCGGCGGCCGGTCGAGGTCGAGGCGCTCACCCGGCTGGCGCGCAGGTTCCGCGGCACGCCCGGCGGCGCGCTGTTCGACGGGCTCGCCGAGGCGGTGCGCGCGACCGCCGTACACGCGCGGGCCGCCGACGAGCGGTCGGCGGACGAGCGGTCGGCGGACGAGCGGCAGGCGGACGAGCGGCAGGCCGGGACCGACCCGGACGCGGTGCCCGCCGGCGCCGCCGACGTCGCCGCGTTCCTGACCGCCTTGGCCGACGACTCCGGTCCCGGCGTCGCGGCGGCGGCCGTGCGGTGCCTGCTGCTGACGCACGCGGCGGTCTGCGCGGAACTGGGCCACGCCCTGCGCCACGCGGCCACACCGGTCCCCGACCCGCTGCTGCGCTGCGTCGAGGACGCCCAGCAGGTGTTCCCGCCCTGGCACGACGCGTGCGCGGAGGTCATCGCCCGAGCCGTCGAGGACGGCGAGGACCCGGCGGACGTCATCGGGGCCGCGGACCGGGTCGACGCCCTCCTGCGCGCGTACGGGGCGTCCGTCGTCTCGGGCTGA
- a CDS encoding response regulator transcription factor — protein sequence MIRVLVVDDQALIRAGTRAILESAEDIEVVGEAGDGAEAVALCREHRPDVVLMDLRMPRVDGVTATARLKQDPEPPLVLALTTFNDDQLMIDAMTAGADGFLLKQLSPKDLINAVRAVNGGASVVNTELSRRIIRRISGRATASTAFPAAAQRLDLLSEREREVLGQVGLGLNNAEIAERLHMSVSTVKTYVSRTLGKLRLDNRVQAALLASQLRLTPDDAP from the coding sequence GTGATCAGGGTGCTCGTCGTCGACGACCAGGCCCTGATCCGCGCCGGGACGCGGGCGATCCTGGAGTCCGCGGAGGACATCGAGGTGGTCGGCGAGGCGGGCGACGGCGCGGAGGCGGTCGCGCTGTGCCGGGAGCACCGCCCCGACGTGGTGCTGATGGACCTGCGCATGCCCAGGGTGGACGGGGTGACCGCCACCGCGCGGCTGAAGCAGGACCCGGAGCCGCCGCTCGTGCTGGCGCTGACCACCTTCAACGACGACCAGCTCATGATCGACGCGATGACCGCGGGCGCGGACGGGTTCCTGCTCAAGCAGCTCTCGCCGAAGGACCTGATCAACGCCGTCCGCGCGGTGAACGGCGGCGCGTCGGTGGTGAACACCGAGCTGAGCAGGCGCATCATCCGGCGCATCTCGGGCCGCGCCACGGCGTCGACCGCCTTCCCCGCCGCCGCCCAGCGGCTCGACCTGCTCAGCGAGCGGGAACGCGAGGTGCTCGGCCAAGTGGGGCTCGGCCTGAACAACGCCGAGATCGCCGAACGCCTCCACATGAGCGTGTCGACGGTCAAGACCTACGTCTCCCGGACCCTCGGCAAGCTGCGCCTGGACAACCGCGTGCAGGCCGCGCTGCTGGCGAGCCAACTGCGGCTGACCCCCGACGACGCGCCCTGA
- a CDS encoding sensor histidine kinase, with product MAWVMDHWQHLFRLRRARDVMVVLVIAGPAAVGLLTDLHRTSHAPSPQLFAALTALCAVMLGLWRREHDWPATVVACVTFVMTDLPYPVYVMTYSLTRRRRWLPAFGAMAVLLAWPIHQAFFEPVAGAGSLFEFETSLPANGVNGLVYWSLAAIAPFVMGLAKNSLEEASADRERHAAQSALRQQRLRESTLRERSLTERARLASMMHDGVGHHVSVMVTTAGAISVDPTATESVRQRCDLIMEVGRKAIGELGEVLDVLAAPEAGPDDDTGGFSLADIADLVRDYRSLGVEVSYHPVGAVDGCDATAGDLCYRIVRESLINVLRHADEPRAEIGLTRADDRVRLIVTSPLPALDRPSLPGTGRGLRLLAEEAALAGGGLTAAPSDDATRFVLRADLPCPPSGRGTPDHVGRSAS from the coding sequence ATGGCGTGGGTGATGGACCACTGGCAGCACCTGTTCCGGCTGCGGCGCGCGCGCGACGTCATGGTGGTGCTGGTGATCGCCGGTCCCGCCGCGGTGGGCCTGCTCACCGACCTGCACCGCACGTCGCACGCGCCGTCGCCGCAGCTGTTCGCCGCGCTCACGGCGCTGTGCGCGGTCATGCTCGGGCTGTGGCGGCGGGAGCACGACTGGCCCGCCACGGTGGTCGCGTGCGTCACGTTCGTCATGACGGACCTGCCCTACCCGGTCTACGTGATGACCTACTCGCTGACCAGGCGGCGGCGCTGGCTGCCCGCCTTCGGCGCGATGGCCGTGCTGCTCGCGTGGCCGATCCACCAGGCGTTCTTCGAGCCGGTCGCCGGCGCGGGCAGCCTGTTCGAGTTCGAGACCAGCCTCCCCGCGAACGGGGTGAACGGGCTGGTCTACTGGTCGCTCGCCGCGATCGCGCCGTTCGTCATGGGCCTGGCGAAGAACAGCCTCGAAGAGGCGTCGGCCGACCGCGAGCGGCACGCCGCGCAGTCGGCGCTGCGGCAGCAGCGGCTGCGGGAGAGCACGCTGCGGGAGCGGAGCCTGACCGAGCGGGCCCGGCTGGCGTCGATGATGCACGACGGCGTCGGCCACCACGTCAGCGTGATGGTGACGACGGCGGGCGCGATCAGCGTCGACCCCACGGCCACCGAATCGGTCCGGCAGCGCTGCGACCTGATCATGGAGGTCGGCCGGAAGGCCATCGGCGAGCTGGGCGAGGTGCTCGACGTGCTCGCCGCGCCGGAGGCGGGACCCGACGACGACACCGGCGGGTTCTCCCTCGCCGACATCGCCGACCTGGTGCGGGACTACCGCTCGCTCGGCGTCGAGGTGTCCTACCACCCGGTCGGCGCCGTCGACGGCTGCGACGCGACCGCCGGGGACCTGTGCTACCGCATCGTCCGCGAGTCGCTGATCAACGTGCTGCGGCACGCCGACGAGCCGCGCGCCGAGATCGGGCTGACCCGCGCGGACGACCGCGTGCGGCTGATCGTGACCAGCCCGCTGCCCGCGCTCGACCGGCCGTCCCTGCCCGGCACGGGCCGGGGCCTGCGGCTGCTCGCCGAGGAGGCGGCGCTGGCCGGCGGCGGCCTCACCGCCGCGCCGTCGGACGACGCGACCCGGTTCGTGCTGCGCGCCGACCTGCCCTGCCCGCCGTCCGGTCGCGGCACCCCGGACCACGTGGGACGATCGGCGTCGTGA